In a single window of the Hoyosella subflava DQS3-9A1 genome:
- a CDS encoding type II toxin-antitoxin system PemK/MazF family toxin: MGTGDRGWTVKVRRGEVHDVDFSTPGGAKDLTRSAIIVSNDRANRAAERLERGLVTVVPISGDVRRFDSFHVLIPAGDAGFPRDFKAHCDQVRSISVTRVGERTGTVPKRVLSEIERALRVHLDL, translated from the coding sequence ATGGGAACTGGCGATCGCGGATGGACTGTCAAAGTGAGGCGCGGTGAGGTGCACGACGTGGACTTCAGTACGCCAGGTGGCGCGAAGGACCTGACCAGGTCAGCCATCATCGTGAGCAATGACCGGGCCAACCGCGCCGCGGAAAGGCTGGAGCGGGGGCTCGTGACAGTCGTGCCCATCTCAGGGGACGTACGGCGTTTCGATTCGTTCCACGTGCTGATTCCGGCCGGGGACGCGGGGTTCCCGCGGGACTTCAAGGCTCACTGTGACCAAGTCCGATCCATTTCGGTGACACGGGTCGGAGAGCGCACGGGCACGGTCCCAAAGCGGGTGCTCAGCGAGATCGAACGGGCACTAAGGGTCCACCTCGACCTCTGA
- a CDS encoding ribbon-helix-helix domain-containing protein: MKFLVTLPREDVRTLDDYVRRTGLESRNDGLRAAIQALRDNRLEDAYRVALESWSDASDAAVWELAIADGLSK; encoded by the coding sequence ATGAAGTTTCTCGTGACGCTCCCTCGGGAGGATGTCAGAACCCTTGATGATTATGTGCGCCGAACTGGGCTGGAATCGCGGAACGACGGCTTGCGTGCTGCGATCCAGGCACTGCGCGATAACCGGCTCGAGGACGCGTACCGAGTTGCGCTGGAGAGTTGGTCGGACGCCAGCGACGCAGCCGTATGGGAACTGGCGATCGCGGATGGACTGTCAAAGTGA
- a CDS encoding aldehyde dehydrogenase family protein — protein sequence MNDLYIEGRWVSPAQTSRGRTIINPADGSELTTVDEAAPDDVDRAVRAARKAFDDGSWRETPARERGEIVRTVATLLERDKEKIAHTESLDTGKTVPEARIDIDDVAAVFRYYANLADTDGGRIVDAGSSEVVSRVVYEPVGVCSLIAPWNYPLLQMSWKLAPALVAGNTTVIKPSEVTPLSTIHLVKLLDEAGVPGGVVNLVLGGGPEVGAAMVSHPGVDLVSFTGGLATGKRIMAAAAEGVKKVALELGGKNPNVVFADVDLDTAVDYALAAAFFHSGQVCSAGSRLIVEDAIHDEFVAELGRRADLIRLGDGLDPESECGPLVSAEHRDKVEAYIATAKSEGARLVAGGSRPTDAGLQDGYFLRPTVFADCTRDMTIVREEVFGPVVSVERFATEAEAVRLANDTEYGLAGAVWTNDASRAQRVAAALRHGTVWINDYHPYVPQAEWGGFGKSGIGRELGPSGLDEYRESKHIYHNIAPAPMRWFKGGTGGNP from the coding sequence ATGAACGACCTCTATATCGAAGGACGCTGGGTTTCTCCCGCGCAGACCTCGCGTGGCCGAACAATCATTAACCCCGCAGACGGCAGCGAGCTCACCACAGTAGATGAAGCCGCGCCCGACGACGTCGATCGCGCGGTGCGCGCCGCGCGGAAGGCCTTCGACGACGGCTCCTGGCGAGAAACTCCCGCGCGCGAACGTGGCGAGATTGTGAGAACAGTAGCGACCCTGCTCGAGCGGGACAAGGAAAAAATCGCACACACTGAAAGCCTGGATACCGGCAAAACCGTTCCGGAAGCACGCATCGACATCGACGACGTAGCGGCAGTCTTCCGCTACTACGCCAACCTGGCAGACACCGACGGTGGGCGCATTGTCGACGCAGGCAGCAGCGAGGTCGTAAGCCGGGTGGTGTACGAGCCGGTTGGAGTGTGTTCGCTGATCGCGCCGTGGAACTACCCGCTGCTGCAGATGTCCTGGAAGCTTGCCCCGGCACTGGTTGCGGGAAACACCACCGTGATCAAGCCGAGCGAGGTAACGCCACTTTCCACGATCCACCTCGTCAAGCTGCTCGACGAAGCTGGCGTTCCCGGCGGCGTCGTGAATCTGGTACTCGGAGGCGGCCCAGAGGTCGGTGCAGCCATGGTGAGTCACCCCGGTGTTGATCTCGTCTCGTTCACGGGCGGGCTCGCCACCGGCAAGCGAATCATGGCCGCGGCAGCCGAAGGCGTGAAGAAAGTGGCACTCGAACTCGGCGGTAAGAACCCCAACGTCGTCTTCGCCGACGTCGATCTCGACACCGCTGTCGACTACGCACTTGCCGCGGCGTTCTTCCACTCCGGTCAGGTGTGTTCGGCAGGATCACGGCTGATTGTCGAAGATGCCATCCATGACGAATTCGTGGCCGAGCTTGGGCGACGGGCCGATCTGATCCGTCTCGGCGATGGTCTCGACCCCGAAAGTGAATGCGGACCACTCGTGTCCGCGGAGCACCGGGACAAAGTCGAGGCCTACATTGCAACGGCGAAATCCGAGGGCGCACGGCTCGTCGCGGGAGGTTCCCGCCCCACAGATGCGGGACTCCAGGACGGCTATTTTCTCCGTCCCACAGTGTTCGCCGACTGCACCCGGGACATGACAATCGTCCGCGAAGAAGTATTTGGGCCCGTCGTGAGTGTCGAGCGCTTCGCCACTGAGGCCGAAGCGGTCCGCCTCGCGAACGATACTGAATACGGCCTCGCCGGAGCCGTGTGGACGAATGATGCGTCGCGTGCCCAGCGCGTCGCCGCAGCCCTCCGCCACGGCACAGTGTGGATCAACGACTACCACCCGTACGTACCGCAAGCCGAGTGGGGCGGATTCGGCAAGTCCGGGATCGGACGTGAACTCGGCCCGAGCGGCCTCGACGAATACCGCGAATCGAAGCACATTTATCACAACATCGCCCCGGCACCGATGCGCTGGTTCAAGGGCGGCACAGGAGGTAACCCGTGA
- the betA gene encoding choline dehydrogenase, giving the protein MTSKRYDYIIVGGGSAGCVLANRLSEDPSNEVLVLEAGRRDWSWDLFIHMPAALTMVIGNRMYDWCYESEPEPHMGGRRVSHGRGKVLGGSSSINGMIFQRGNPMDLERWASDPGMENWDYAHCLPYFKRMEHCAAGADEWRGQGGPLWLERGPAKNPLFSAFLEAAQEAGYPLTSDVNGFRQEGFARFDRNIKNGRRWSSARAYYHPVKSRPNLTLRTLSQVNRVLFDGKRAVGVEYKRAGGPRRAAYGGEVILSGGAINTPQLLQLSGVGNPQDIESHGITMVHNLPGVGENLQDHLEVYVQHACTKPISFNPVLKVRSRPKVGAQWMFGKKGPAATNHFEAGGFVRGNDVVDYPNLMFHFLPIAVRYDGTAVNAEHGYQVHIGPMYSDVRGSVKIKSADPKQHPALRFNYLSTENDRKEWIEAIRVARDILKQPAFAEYDGGELSPGLEVQSDEEILDWVARDAETAYHPSCTARMGVDEMSVVDPNSMKVHGLDGLRVVDASAMPYLTNGNIYAPVMMLAEKAADLILGNAPLAPSTAKYYRYRDQEG; this is encoded by the coding sequence GTGACCAGCAAGCGCTACGACTACATCATCGTCGGGGGAGGCTCCGCTGGGTGTGTCCTTGCAAACAGGCTTTCCGAGGATCCTTCGAACGAGGTCCTTGTGCTTGAAGCGGGCCGCCGGGACTGGAGCTGGGACCTCTTCATCCACATGCCAGCCGCTCTGACCATGGTGATCGGCAACCGAATGTACGACTGGTGCTACGAGTCTGAGCCCGAGCCGCACATGGGTGGAAGGCGCGTTTCGCACGGGCGCGGCAAAGTGCTTGGCGGATCGAGCTCTATCAACGGCATGATCTTTCAGCGGGGCAACCCGATGGACCTGGAACGCTGGGCATCAGACCCCGGAATGGAAAACTGGGACTACGCGCACTGCCTTCCCTACTTCAAGCGTATGGAACACTGCGCCGCGGGTGCCGACGAGTGGCGTGGCCAGGGCGGACCATTGTGGCTTGAACGCGGCCCCGCGAAGAACCCGCTCTTCAGCGCGTTCCTCGAAGCCGCCCAGGAAGCGGGGTACCCACTGACGTCCGATGTGAACGGATTCCGTCAAGAAGGGTTCGCGCGATTCGACCGCAATATCAAGAACGGCCGCCGCTGGTCCTCAGCCCGCGCCTACTACCACCCGGTGAAGTCACGTCCGAATCTGACGCTGCGCACGCTCTCCCAAGTTAATCGGGTGCTGTTCGACGGTAAGCGCGCCGTGGGTGTGGAATACAAGCGGGCAGGCGGCCCGCGCCGGGCCGCCTATGGCGGGGAAGTCATTCTGTCAGGCGGCGCAATCAATACGCCGCAACTGTTGCAGCTATCTGGTGTCGGCAACCCTCAAGACATCGAGTCGCACGGCATCACGATGGTGCACAACCTGCCTGGTGTGGGAGAAAATCTGCAGGATCATCTTGAGGTGTACGTTCAGCACGCCTGTACAAAACCCATCTCGTTCAACCCAGTTCTCAAGGTCCGGAGTCGGCCCAAGGTCGGGGCGCAGTGGATGTTTGGGAAGAAGGGCCCCGCCGCAACGAACCATTTCGAAGCGGGTGGCTTCGTCCGCGGCAACGATGTCGTCGATTACCCGAACCTCATGTTCCATTTCTTGCCGATCGCCGTGCGCTACGACGGGACGGCCGTCAACGCGGAGCATGGGTACCAGGTACACATCGGGCCAATGTATTCCGATGTGCGGGGCAGCGTGAAGATCAAATCTGCTGATCCCAAACAACATCCCGCATTGCGGTTCAATTACTTGTCAACCGAGAACGATCGCAAGGAATGGATCGAAGCGATCCGGGTCGCTCGCGACATCCTCAAACAGCCCGCCTTCGCGGAGTACGACGGCGGGGAACTCTCACCGGGTCTGGAGGTGCAGTCGGACGAGGAAATCCTCGACTGGGTCGCCCGCGACGCGGAAACGGCATATCACCCCTCGTGTACAGCACGTATGGGTGTCGACGAGATGTCTGTTGTGGACCCGAATTCGATGAAGGTGCACGGACTCGACGGTCTTCGCGTCGTGGA
- a CDS encoding glyceraldehyde-3-phosphate dehydrogenase, with translation MDVHDGGPLVTDDAFGVWQHREELAEAMIPIIGQLYRRKDVTILVHSRSLVNKSAVGILKTHRFVRQIEDAELAIEDSFPILKTIAELDLGPSRIDIGHLAMSYKKDPKGLSIDEFTRQAVAGALASENVHDGSPQDVVLYGFGRIGRLLARLLIEKSGSGNGLRLKAIVIRKGGANDLVKRASLLRRDSVHGHFNGSIHVDEANETIVANGNEIKVIYSDDPTTIDYTTYGINDAVLIDNTGKWRDRAGLSQHLRPGVAKVVLTAPGKGDVKNIVHGVNHNVIEDSDQIISCASCTTNAIAPALKVINDEYGVNYCHVETVHSFTNDQNLLDNFHKGNRRGRSAPLNMVLTETGAASAVAKALPELGGKLTGSSIRVPTPDVSIAILNLTLDKETTRDELVTHLREVSLTSPLQRQIDFIASPETVSTDFVGSRAACVVDAEATIVNGNHAVVYLWYDNEFGYSSQVVRVVQHITGVLYPKFPRG, from the coding sequence ATGGACGTTCACGATGGAGGACCACTAGTGACTGACGATGCATTCGGAGTCTGGCAGCACCGCGAAGAGCTCGCTGAAGCAATGATCCCCATCATTGGCCAGCTGTATCGGCGCAAGGACGTCACCATCCTCGTGCATAGCCGGTCCCTGGTGAACAAGTCCGCTGTCGGCATTCTCAAAACACACCGTTTCGTTCGTCAGATCGAAGATGCCGAACTAGCCATCGAAGACAGCTTCCCTATTCTGAAGACGATCGCTGAACTTGATCTTGGACCGTCACGCATCGACATCGGTCACCTCGCGATGTCGTACAAGAAGGACCCTAAAGGCCTGTCCATTGATGAGTTCACCCGACAGGCAGTCGCAGGTGCGCTCGCTTCCGAGAATGTCCACGACGGTTCGCCACAAGATGTCGTTCTCTACGGCTTCGGCCGTATCGGACGGCTGCTTGCGCGGCTTCTGATCGAGAAGTCGGGATCCGGGAACGGCCTCCGCCTGAAAGCAATCGTCATCCGCAAAGGTGGCGCCAACGACCTGGTCAAGCGCGCCTCTCTGTTGCGGCGAGACTCGGTGCACGGGCACTTCAACGGCTCCATCCACGTCGATGAAGCCAACGAAACAATCGTCGCGAACGGCAACGAAATCAAGGTCATCTACAGCGACGATCCCACCACCATCGACTACACCACCTACGGCATCAACGATGCTGTCCTTATCGACAACACTGGTAAGTGGCGGGACCGCGCTGGCCTGTCGCAACACCTGCGCCCGGGCGTGGCCAAAGTCGTCCTGACCGCGCCAGGAAAGGGCGATGTGAAGAACATCGTCCACGGTGTGAACCACAACGTGATCGAGGACAGCGATCAGATCATCTCCTGCGCGAGCTGCACCACCAACGCCATTGCGCCTGCACTCAAGGTGATCAACGACGAATACGGCGTTAACTATTGCCATGTCGAGACCGTCCACTCGTTCACGAACGACCAGAATCTCCTCGACAACTTTCACAAAGGCAACCGGCGTGGCCGTTCGGCACCGCTCAACATGGTGCTCACCGAGACTGGTGCCGCCTCCGCCGTCGCCAAGGCCCTCCCCGAACTTGGCGGAAAGCTCACCGGCTCATCGATTCGGGTGCCTACGCCCGACGTCTCGATCGCGATCCTCAACTTGACACTGGACAAGGAAACGACCCGCGACGAGCTCGTGACTCACCTGCGTGAGGTTTCTCTGACGTCGCCGCTGCAGCGCCAGATCGATTTCATCGCGTCACCTGAAACGGTGTCGACTGACTTCGTAGGCTCACGAGCAGCGTGCGTCGTCGACGCCGAGGCAACGATCGTCAATGGAAACCATGCCGTCGTGTACCTCTGGTACGACAACGAATTCGGTTACTCCAGCCAGGTTGTGCGCGTCGTGCAGCACATAACCGGTGTGCTGTACCCGAAGTTCCCGCGCGGATAG
- a CDS encoding NAD(P)/FAD-dependent oxidoreductase encodes MAHALVLGGGFGGIAAAHELRRRLPAADEVTLIAASDTFFVGFAKLWELGGIRPLADGTRRLAELDSHGIRFVQAEVTSLDAGSRTAETSVGTFTADGLIVALGASFPPKHRRFFDVGVHNLYSANSLPAIKAALEEMRSGTIVVSILGAPYLCPPAPFEAALIVDEWLRERGRRDDIEVVVTTPQPITLPVAGPDASHFLAEQLGARNVTVLTEHKVDDVDADGTIIFSNGRTVRSDLTLGVPAASPPGVVSQSSLAGASGYAEPDRETFVTNADRVYAVGDCTMVPTATAQLPKAGVFAEAEGKVAAANLAADLHGGERARFDGHGYCYLELPGRKVARVQGNFYAEPRPDVELSAPDDASFAAKQQWESDRLTQWFG; translated from the coding sequence ATGGCGCACGCACTGGTGCTCGGTGGCGGATTTGGCGGGATTGCTGCAGCGCATGAGCTGCGCCGCCGGCTTCCCGCCGCCGATGAGGTGACACTCATCGCCGCGAGCGACACTTTCTTTGTGGGTTTCGCCAAGCTGTGGGAGCTCGGAGGGATCCGTCCACTCGCTGATGGCACTCGACGTCTAGCAGAACTTGATTCACACGGAATCCGGTTCGTGCAGGCGGAAGTTACGTCGCTCGACGCGGGTTCGCGGACAGCCGAAACCAGTGTGGGTACCTTCACGGCAGACGGCCTCATTGTTGCGCTCGGGGCCAGCTTCCCGCCGAAACATAGACGATTCTTCGATGTGGGCGTACACAACCTCTATAGCGCGAATTCGCTCCCCGCGATCAAAGCCGCGCTTGAGGAGATGAGAAGCGGAACGATTGTCGTGAGCATCCTCGGCGCTCCCTATCTGTGTCCGCCGGCTCCTTTCGAAGCCGCCTTGATCGTCGACGAGTGGCTGCGCGAACGTGGCCGACGTGACGACATCGAGGTTGTCGTGACAACCCCGCAACCCATCACCCTTCCAGTCGCGGGACCGGACGCCAGCCATTTCCTTGCTGAGCAGCTCGGGGCACGGAACGTTACCGTGCTCACTGAACACAAAGTCGACGATGTCGACGCGGACGGCACCATAATATTCTCGAACGGAAGAACGGTCCGCTCCGATCTCACGCTCGGTGTGCCTGCGGCCTCACCGCCGGGAGTGGTCTCTCAGAGTTCTCTAGCCGGCGCGTCCGGCTACGCTGAACCAGACCGCGAGACATTCGTGACGAATGCCGACCGCGTGTACGCGGTCGGGGACTGCACCATGGTGCCCACGGCCACCGCGCAATTGCCGAAGGCGGGGGTATTCGCTGAGGCGGAAGGAAAAGTCGCGGCTGCGAACCTTGCTGCAGACCTCCATGGCGGCGAACGTGCGCGTTTCGACGGGCATGGCTATTGCTACCTCGAACTGCCCGGACGCAAGGTTGCCCGGGTTCAGGGCAACTTTTACGCCGAGCCGCGCCCTGATGTTGAGCTCAGCGCACCCGATGACGCGTCTTTTGCGGCGAAGCAGCAGTGGGAGTCCGACCGGCTCACGCAGTGGTTCGGCTAA
- a CDS encoding cation diffusion facilitator family transporter yields MNNSRTVGRLILLSVWAALFWAVLAIGWGLAVQSQMIVFDGLYSFISVLLSLLSLLAHRIIRKGESKHFPFGRDVLEPLTIIVKAVAIGALCVYALTVAVMDLLSGGREVDAGWAVVYAAAATVGCGLITAYLHRKQRTVRSDLVRAETTQWLMDTVLSAGVLIGFIVAFVLQRQGNDAVAAYVDPAMVAMVCLLFLAMPVRLLIQGFREVLLMPPPAELETRVRECVDSLERRHGFADTFLRSAKVGGQLVIEVDFVVGPDTPARSVEALDGIRQEITDELADLGYDLWLSASFTAEPRWAE; encoded by the coding sequence ATGAATAACTCGCGCACCGTCGGCCGTTTGATCCTGCTGTCAGTCTGGGCTGCACTGTTCTGGGCGGTCCTCGCCATCGGCTGGGGCCTCGCGGTCCAGTCCCAGATGATCGTATTCGATGGGCTCTACTCATTTATCAGCGTCTTGCTGTCACTTCTCTCGCTGCTGGCGCACCGGATCATCCGCAAGGGCGAAAGCAAACACTTTCCGTTCGGCCGCGATGTCCTGGAGCCGCTGACCATCATCGTCAAAGCGGTCGCTATCGGCGCGCTGTGCGTTTACGCGCTCACCGTTGCCGTGATGGATCTGCTCAGCGGTGGCCGGGAGGTAGACGCAGGATGGGCCGTCGTCTACGCCGCGGCAGCAACCGTTGGCTGCGGCCTGATAACCGCGTATCTCCATCGCAAGCAGCGCACCGTACGATCCGACTTGGTGCGCGCCGAAACAACCCAATGGCTGATGGACACCGTGCTCAGCGCCGGCGTGCTTATCGGCTTCATCGTTGCGTTTGTGCTCCAGCGTCAAGGCAACGATGCTGTCGCCGCCTATGTCGATCCCGCGATGGTCGCTATGGTCTGCCTGCTGTTTCTCGCGATGCCGGTCCGGCTGCTCATCCAAGGTTTCCGCGAGGTCCTTCTGATGCCGCCTCCCGCGGAACTGGAGACGCGGGTACGCGAGTGCGTCGACTCGCTAGAACGACGGCACGGCTTTGCGGACACGTTTCTGCGGAGCGCGAAGGTGGGTGGTCAACTCGTGATCGAGGTCGATTTCGTGGTGGGTCCTGACACTCCCGCTCGGAGTGTCGAAGCGCTGGACGGAATCCGTCAGGAGATCACCGACGAGCTCGCTGATCTTGGCTACGATCTGTGGCTCTCCGCCTCGTTTACGGCAGAACCCCGCTGGGCTGAATAA
- a CDS encoding TetR/AcrR family transcriptional regulator, giving the protein MRPVPARRQRGPTDPDRRDRIVEAAIVVLTEQGVSALTHRRVAAAAEVPLGSTTYHFATLDDLLAAALTKAAERSVAALRAWEESLDPDADIAHALSEFVVRSVSETRSDTMAEYNLYALALHRPHLRAAAVAWDNALAEVLSRRTDPVAGHMLGVLLCGLLMQVVLSDEAPTRESVEALIRRALTGSSDSAV; this is encoded by the coding sequence GTGAGACCCGTACCCGCGCGGAGGCAGCGCGGACCCACGGATCCTGACCGACGGGACCGGATCGTCGAGGCGGCGATCGTCGTGCTCACCGAGCAGGGTGTCAGCGCGCTCACACACCGCCGCGTCGCCGCGGCCGCCGAAGTGCCTCTAGGCTCGACTACCTATCACTTCGCCACCCTCGATGACTTGCTCGCCGCCGCCCTGACAAAAGCGGCTGAGCGCAGCGTCGCAGCGCTCCGCGCGTGGGAGGAATCACTGGACCCGGATGCCGACATCGCGCACGCGTTGTCCGAGTTCGTCGTGCGATCCGTCAGTGAAACACGCAGCGACACAATGGCTGAATACAATCTCTACGCACTCGCACTACACCGCCCACATCTGCGTGCGGCGGCAGTGGCCTGGGACAATGCACTTGCAGAGGTCCTGTCCCGCCGAACTGACCCAGTCGCGGGCCACATGCTTGGTGTGCTGCTGTGCGGACTGTTGATGCAGGTCGTGCTCTCCGACGAAGCGCCCACCCGGGAGAGTGTCGAAGCGCTGATCCGGCGGGCCCTGACGGGGTCCAGCGACAGCGCCGTGTGA
- a CDS encoding alpha/beta hydrolase, producing the protein MVDPALRQIPDGMVDITAPREIDGLSYIDPDDPAMPMYRVIANNRQPVALRDMMIRPVRTGYIGTGAPKPDPELVPPTGEEAVPGVDVSEVYIPIEGGVARCQLYRPESAPPDATLPVIVYYHGGGFTVGSSEDTDFIARKLSYSNDALVVSANYRLAPEFPFPAPFDDAMGVYNWVADNAARLGGDARRIAVGGDSAGSNFAAAVPLRARDEGVRVPDAVILLGAFTDFHGERWESFMRMAPRGIVYDSAFFGFIRGAYLPNTAWSHPWASPIEGDLTGYPLAIVATGTHDPIVDSARAFGDRIRSHGGRVVEYYPEGMPHGFYFFPGVHAEEAVAFRIVAETLRPLLWDEET; encoded by the coding sequence ATGGTGGATCCAGCTCTGCGCCAGATTCCCGACGGGATGGTCGACATCACTGCACCGCGGGAGATCGACGGATTGTCATACATAGATCCGGACGACCCGGCTATGCCAATGTATCGAGTCATCGCGAACAACCGGCAGCCAGTCGCGCTGCGGGACATGATGATCAGGCCTGTCCGAACTGGTTACATCGGCACTGGTGCGCCGAAGCCAGACCCAGAACTCGTGCCGCCCACAGGAGAGGAAGCAGTCCCGGGCGTCGACGTTTCCGAGGTCTACATCCCAATCGAAGGAGGCGTGGCTCGCTGTCAGCTTTACCGGCCAGAGAGCGCGCCGCCAGACGCCACCCTCCCGGTAATCGTGTACTACCACGGCGGCGGTTTCACAGTCGGTTCCTCAGAGGACACCGACTTCATCGCGCGGAAGCTCTCCTACAGCAACGATGCGCTGGTGGTCTCTGCGAACTACAGGCTGGCCCCCGAATTCCCCTTCCCGGCACCGTTCGACGATGCGATGGGGGTGTACAACTGGGTGGCCGACAACGCCGCGCGGCTCGGAGGTGACGCGCGACGGATCGCGGTGGGCGGTGACTCAGCAGGGTCGAATTTCGCCGCCGCGGTACCACTGCGGGCGCGCGACGAAGGGGTCCGGGTTCCCGATGCTGTGATTTTGCTCGGGGCGTTCACCGATTTCCACGGCGAGCGGTGGGAGTCATTCATGCGCATGGCGCCGCGCGGCATCGTCTACGACTCTGCGTTCTTCGGATTCATACGGGGCGCGTACCTACCGAACACGGCGTGGTCCCACCCCTGGGCTAGCCCGATCGAAGGCGACCTCACCGGCTACCCGCTTGCGATCGTCGCTACTGGGACGCATGACCCGATCGTCGACTCGGCGCGCGCCTTCGGCGACCGCATCCGCTCGCACGGCGGGCGGGTGGTGGAGTATTACCCCGAAGGTATGCCCCACGGTTTCTACTTCTTCCCCGGTGTGCACGCGGAAGAAGCAGTCGCATTCCGCATTGTTGCGGAAACTCTGCGGCCCCTGCTCTGGGATGAGGAGACGTAA
- the dinB gene encoding DNA polymerase IV produces the protein MFVSSGDPTILHADLDSFYASVEQRDNHRLRGLPVIVGGGVVLAASYEAKAFGVRTAMSGAQARRLCPQAIVVPPRMSAYADASRVVFQIFRDTTPLVEGISIDEAFLDVGGLRKVSGTPREIAERLRTDVRQQAGLPISVGVAGSKFLAKVASAVAKPDGLLVVPFGAEIAFLHPLPIERLWGVGAVTSRKLRKFGLTTVGDIARAGEAELATILGRASARHLNALAHARDPRRVQTGRRRRSIGAQRAIGRGQHAREDIDAALLTLVDRVARRMRAAHRTGRTIVLRLRFGDYTRATRSHTVSLPTSETAVLLAVARSLLAEAQQLIAERGVTLIGVAVGNLADEAGTQLALPFGAVTSPSPGQLDSAVDSIWDKFGKAALTRGALLGRDPGISVPLLPD, from the coding sequence ATGTTCGTGTCCAGTGGGGATCCGACTATTCTTCACGCTGACCTCGATTCGTTCTACGCCTCGGTCGAGCAGCGCGACAACCACCGGCTGCGCGGTCTCCCCGTGATCGTGGGTGGGGGTGTTGTCCTCGCAGCGAGCTATGAGGCGAAAGCGTTCGGGGTCCGCACGGCAATGAGTGGCGCTCAGGCACGGAGACTGTGCCCTCAGGCGATCGTCGTCCCTCCCCGGATGTCTGCGTACGCCGACGCCAGTCGTGTGGTTTTCCAGATCTTCCGCGATACCACTCCCCTCGTTGAGGGTATTTCCATCGACGAGGCGTTCCTCGATGTGGGTGGGCTCCGCAAGGTCTCAGGAACGCCCCGCGAAATCGCCGAACGGCTGCGCACTGATGTGCGGCAACAGGCTGGCTTACCGATTAGCGTCGGTGTCGCTGGGAGCAAGTTTCTCGCAAAGGTTGCGAGCGCCGTAGCCAAACCCGACGGGCTCCTCGTTGTGCCGTTCGGTGCCGAAATCGCTTTCCTCCACCCACTGCCGATCGAGCGGTTATGGGGCGTCGGCGCGGTGACATCCCGCAAGCTCCGAAAGTTCGGTCTGACGACAGTCGGCGACATCGCGAGGGCGGGTGAGGCGGAACTCGCGACGATACTCGGCCGAGCCAGTGCCCGGCACTTGAACGCGTTAGCGCATGCACGTGACCCGCGGCGGGTCCAGACAGGGCGCAGAAGGCGTTCCATCGGTGCACAACGGGCAATCGGACGCGGACAGCACGCGCGAGAGGACATCGATGCCGCGCTGCTTACACTCGTCGATCGGGTCGCCCGCCGGATGCGGGCCGCGCACCGAACTGGGCGAACCATCGTCTTGCGGCTTCGTTTCGGCGACTACACACGTGCCACCCGTTCTCACACTGTTTCGCTGCCAACATCCGAGACAGCGGTCCTGCTCGCTGTGGCGCGGTCACTGCTCGCGGAGGCACAGCAGCTTATTGCCGAGCGGGGCGTCACGCTCATCGGCGTCGCAGTTGGCAACCTCGCCGACGAGGCCGGCACTCAGCTGGCCCTTCCGTTCGGTGCGGTTACCTCACCGTCGCCAGGCCAGCTCGATAGCGCGGTCGACAGCATCTGGGACAAATTCGGTAAGGCAGCGCTGACGCGGGGCGCACTGCTCGGACGCGATCCGGGCATTTCCGTGCCGCTGCTGCCCGACTAA